The sequence below is a genomic window from Selenomonas ruminantium subsp. lactilytica TAM6421.
AGGTCGGCGTCGCCGTCGTTGTCGATGAATGCGGTTTCAACAAGGCAGGCAGGCATGTCGGTGTACTTCAACACCATAAGGGCGGGCATATGCCGTACACCGCGCCGTTTCAGCGGGATATTGTCAACAATTTGGTCGTAGATGCAGGTTGCAAGCGTTTCGCCCAATCCTGCTCCGTAGCACTCAACCTCACAACCACTTGCTTCGGTGTTGTAGGCATTGCAATGAATGGACACAAAAACATCTGCGTTCCATTCGTTTGCGTCCTCGGTGACGGCAACGGGACGGTCAGAACGTCTGCAATCCCACCCGCAAAGGTTGTCGGACTGTAACATGCGAACCTCACACCCTGCCGATTCAAGGTACTTCTTGACTCTTTCACCGATACGCAATGCAACGTCAGCTTCCCGCAAGTTCTTGTCGGGGTTACAAGCACCACTATCGTACTCAACATCATGGCCAGGATTCAAATAAACTTTCATCACTTATCATTCCTTTCAGCA
It includes:
- a CDS encoding N-acetylmuramoyl-L-alanine amidase family protein, which translates into the protein MKVYLNPGHDVEYDSGACNPDKNLREADVALRIGERVKKYLESAGCEVRMLQSDNLCGWDCRRSDRPVAVTEDANEWNADVFVSIHCNAYNTEASGCEVECYGAGLGETLATCIYDQIVDNIPLKRRGVRHMPALMVLKYTDMPACLVETAFIDNDGDADLLIEREDEFARAIARGVTDYQCEVE